One genomic window of Roseateles sp. DAIF2 includes the following:
- the mnmH gene encoding tRNA 2-selenouridine(34) synthase MnmH encodes MSLGYLIKAEEALADLAQFDGIIDVRSPAEFEEDHLPGALNWPVLDNEERRIVGTLYKESPFEARKLGAALVARNIARHLEEQAQALPKHWRPLVYCWRGGQRSGAMNWFLGQIGFRSRQLQGGYKAYRARVREDLERLPQALTSLQVLCGRTGSGKTRLLQALAAEGAQVLDLEGCARHRGSVLGALPGRPQPSQKHFDSQLWTRLRALDPAQPVYVESESRKIGQLRVPEALHRQMREAGDCLWVEMPEAGRIELLLEDYGHFRAEPEAFCTLLDGLVELRGRETVKRWQAQARAGAWAEVFGALMREHYDPGYERSLQGHYRRLAQARRLALSGPDETALRTLARELLQPA; translated from the coding sequence ATGAGCCTGGGTTACCTCATCAAGGCCGAGGAGGCGCTGGCCGACCTGGCGCAGTTCGACGGCATCATCGATGTGCGCTCGCCGGCCGAGTTCGAGGAGGACCACCTGCCGGGCGCCCTCAACTGGCCGGTGCTGGACAACGAGGAGCGCCGCATCGTCGGCACGCTCTACAAGGAATCGCCCTTCGAGGCGCGCAAGCTCGGCGCCGCGCTGGTCGCGCGCAATATCGCGCGCCATCTGGAAGAGCAGGCCCAGGCCCTGCCCAAGCATTGGCGGCCGCTGGTCTACTGCTGGCGCGGCGGCCAGCGCAGCGGCGCGATGAACTGGTTCCTGGGTCAGATCGGCTTTCGCTCGCGCCAGCTGCAGGGCGGCTACAAGGCCTACCGCGCCCGCGTGCGCGAGGACCTGGAGCGGCTGCCGCAGGCGCTGACAAGCCTGCAGGTGCTGTGCGGCCGCACCGGCAGCGGCAAGACCCGGCTGCTGCAGGCCCTGGCCGCCGAGGGTGCCCAGGTGCTGGACCTGGAGGGCTGCGCGCGCCATCGCGGCTCGGTGCTGGGCGCCCTGCCCGGCCGGCCGCAGCCCAGCCAGAAGCATTTCGACTCCCAGCTCTGGACCCGGCTGCGCGCACTCGACCCGGCGCAGCCGGTCTATGTCGAGAGCGAGAGCCGCAAGATCGGCCAGCTGCGCGTGCCCGAGGCGTTGCACCGGCAGATGCGCGAGGCCGGTGACTGCCTCTGGGTCGAGATGCCCGAGGCCGGCCGCATCGAGCTGCTGCTGGAGGACTACGGCCATTTCCGCGCCGAGCCCGAGGCCTTCTGCACCCTGCTGGACGGGCTGGTGGAACTGCGCGGCCGCGAGACCGTCAAGCGCTGGCAGGCACAGGCGCGCGCCGGCGCCTGGGCCGAGGTGTTCGGCGCGCTGATGCGCGAGCATTACGACCCCGGCTACGAGCGCTCGCTGCAGGGCCATTACCGCCGCCTGGCCCAGGCGCGCCGCCTGGCGCTGAGCGGCCCGGACGAGACCGCGCTGCGCACCCTGGCGCGCGAGCTGCTGCAGC
- a CDS encoding rhodanese-like domain-containing protein: MPRQLAVAEVLALLSEARPPLLLDVREPWEAQTASIRTAGEQRLIPMGQIPARAGELDPAQPIVVYCHHGMRSLQVVAFLERQGFESVYNLAGGIDAWSLEVDPSVPRY; encoded by the coding sequence ATGCCGCGCCAGCTTGCCGTCGCCGAGGTCTTGGCCCTACTGAGCGAGGCCCGGCCGCCGCTGCTGCTGGACGTGCGCGAGCCCTGGGAGGCCCAGACCGCCAGCATCCGCACGGCGGGCGAGCAGCGCCTGATCCCGATGGGCCAGATCCCGGCCCGCGCCGGCGAGCTGGATCCGGCGCAGCCCATCGTGGTTTATTGCCATCACGGCATGCGAAGTCTGCAGGTCGTCGCATTTCTGGAGCGTCAGGGCTTCGAGTCGGTCTATAACCTCGCCGGCGGCATCGACGCCTGGTCCCTGGAGGTCGACCCCTCGGTGCCCCGCTACTGA
- a CDS encoding protein-L-isoaspartate O-methyltransferase, which yields MNLEQARFNMIEQQIRPWDVLDQGVLSLLALVKREDFVPAAHKSLAFMDTEIPLGHGQSMLAPRVEARLLQELKVARHEKVLEIGTGAGYMAALLGHKAQSVISLETQPELAKQAAENLKRAGVLNAKVLNQDGAQGLASEAPFDVILLSGSVCAVPRALLDQLKPGGRLAAIVGEQPVMRATLFTRVGNDFPSVELFDTVAPRLAGFGEPSSFSF from the coding sequence ATGAACCTCGAACAAGCCCGCTTCAACATGATCGAACAGCAGATCCGTCCCTGGGACGTGCTGGATCAGGGCGTGCTGTCCCTGCTGGCCCTGGTCAAGCGTGAGGACTTCGTGCCCGCCGCCCACAAGAGCCTGGCCTTCATGGACACCGAAATCCCGCTGGGCCATGGCCAGAGCATGCTGGCGCCGCGCGTCGAGGCGCGCCTGCTGCAGGAGCTGAAGGTGGCCCGCCACGAGAAGGTGCTGGAGATTGGCACCGGCGCCGGCTATATGGCCGCGCTGCTGGGCCACAAGGCCCAGAGCGTGATCAGCCTGGAGACCCAGCCCGAGCTGGCCAAGCAGGCGGCTGAGAACCTGAAGCGCGCCGGCGTGCTGAACGCCAAGGTGCTGAACCAGGACGGCGCGCAGGGCCTGGCGTCCGAAGCCCCGTTCGACGTGATCCTGCTGTCGGGCTCGGTCTGTGCGGTGCCGCGCGCACTGCTGGACCAGCTCAAGCCGGGCGGCCGCCTGGCGGCCATCGTCGGCGAGCAGCCGGTGATGCGCGCGACCCTGTTCACCCGCGTCGGCAACGATTTCCCCTCGGTGGAGCTGTTCGACACCGTGGCGCCGCGCCTGGCCGGCTTCGGCGAGCCCTCCAGCTTCTCCTTCTGA
- the map gene encoding type I methionyl aminopeptidase yields the protein MTITIKTGADIDGMRIAGRLASEVLDMLTPHVKPGVTTEQLDKLAHDYIVNVQKAIPAPLNYQPPGYTPYPKSICTSINHQVCHGIPNDRPLKNGDIVNIDVTVIKDGWHGDNSRMYIAGEGSIAAKRLCAFTYDAMWKGIQKVKPGARLGDIGHAIQTFAENAGFSVVREFCGHGIGQKFHEEPQVLHYGRPGTLEELVPGMMFTIEPMINAGRREIREMGDGWTIVTKDRSLSAQWEHTILVTETGYEIMTLSAGSPPPPDFITQA from the coding sequence ATGACGATCACCATCAAGACCGGCGCCGACATCGACGGCATGCGCATCGCCGGGCGCCTGGCCTCCGAAGTGCTGGACATGCTGACCCCGCATGTGAAACCCGGGGTCACCACCGAGCAGCTGGACAAGCTGGCCCATGACTACATCGTCAATGTGCAGAAGGCGATTCCCGCGCCGCTGAACTACCAGCCGCCGGGCTACACGCCCTACCCCAAGTCGATCTGCACCTCGATCAACCACCAGGTCTGCCACGGCATCCCGAACGACCGCCCGCTGAAGAACGGCGACATCGTCAACATCGACGTCACCGTCATCAAGGACGGCTGGCATGGCGACAACAGCCGCATGTACATCGCCGGCGAGGGCTCGATCGCGGCCAAGCGCCTGTGCGCCTTCACCTACGACGCGATGTGGAAGGGCATCCAGAAGGTCAAACCGGGCGCGCGACTGGGCGACATCGGCCATGCGATCCAGACCTTCGCGGAGAACGCCGGCTTCTCGGTCGTGCGTGAATTCTGCGGCCATGGCATCGGCCAGAAGTTCCACGAGGAACCGCAGGTGCTGCATTACGGCCGCCCCGGCACCCTGGAGGAGCTGGTGCCCGGCATGATGTTCACGATCGAGCCGATGATCAACGCCGGCCGACGCGAGATCCGCGAGATGGGCGACGGCTGGACCATCGTCACCAAGGACCGCTCGCTCTCCGCCCAGTGGGAGCACACCATCCTGGTCACCGAGACCGGCTACGAGATCATGACGCTCTCCGCCGGCAGCCCGCCGCCGCCGGACTTCATCACCCAGGCCTGA
- a CDS encoding TetR/AcrR family transcriptional regulator, which yields MPNAAVPASSAAAPAPRQRRKEARPQELLAAALALFVEKGFAATRSEEVAARAGVSKGTLYLYYPSKEELFKAVVRENLAIHIAEGLQIAAQHEGSMADLLRFVMCEWWKRVGPGPAGGICKIMIAESRNFPELAQFYVDEVIAPTHRLIGGLLERGMASGEFRRLPVAETVQVLIGPMLQMTLFRQAFGACQMDPPSPQPESVLEVQMELLLLGLLNRER from the coding sequence ATGCCGAACGCCGCCGTACCCGCCAGCTCTGCCGCCGCGCCCGCGCCACGCCAGCGCCGCAAGGAGGCGCGGCCGCAGGAACTGCTGGCCGCCGCGCTGGCGCTGTTCGTCGAGAAGGGCTTCGCCGCCACCCGCTCCGAGGAGGTGGCCGCCCGCGCCGGCGTCTCCAAGGGCACGCTCTACCTCTACTACCCCAGCAAGGAAGAGCTGTTCAAGGCGGTGGTGCGCGAGAACCTGGCCATCCATATCGCCGAGGGCCTGCAGATCGCGGCCCAGCATGAGGGCAGCATGGCGGATCTGCTGCGCTTCGTGATGTGCGAATGGTGGAAGCGCGTCGGGCCCGGCCCCGCCGGCGGCATCTGCAAGATCATGATTGCCGAGTCGCGCAACTTCCCCGAGCTGGCGCAGTTCTATGTCGACGAGGTGATCGCGCCGACGCACCGCCTGATCGGCGGCCTGCTGGAGCGCGGCATGGCCAGCGGCGAGTTCCGCCGCCTGCCGGTGGCCGAGACGGTGCAGGTGCTGATCGGGCCGATGCTGCAGATGACGCTGTTCCGCCAGGCCTTCGGCGCCTGCCAGATGGATCCGCCGTCGCCGCAGCCCGAGTCGGTGCTGGAGGTGCAGATGGAGCTGCTGCTGCTGGGGCTGCTGAATCGCGAACGCTGA
- a CDS encoding undecaprenyl-diphosphate phosphatase, with translation MDPLLLIKAAIMGVVEGLTEFLPISSTGHLILTGALLGFHDEKSKVFDIAIQTGAIFAVILVYWQRLSEAATGVFSEPRSRRFVLNVVIGFLPAVILALLFGKLIKAHLFTPTVVATTFILGGFVILWAEKRPATTVKVQSVDDLSPLQALQVGLVQCLAMIPGTSRSGATIIGGMLLGLSRKAATDFSFFLAIPTLIGAGAYSLIKERHLLSVADIPLFATGLLFSFISAWICVRWLLRYISSHSFVPFAWYRIAFGIVVLLTAWSGLVTWAE, from the coding sequence TTGGACCCCCTGCTGTTGATCAAGGCCGCCATCATGGGTGTGGTGGAAGGCCTGACCGAGTTTTTGCCGATTTCCTCCACCGGCCACCTGATCCTGACCGGCGCCCTGCTCGGTTTCCATGACGAGAAAAGCAAGGTATTCGACATCGCGATCCAGACCGGCGCGATCTTCGCGGTGATCCTGGTCTACTGGCAGCGCCTCTCCGAGGCCGCCACCGGCGTGTTCAGCGAGCCGCGTTCGCGCCGCTTTGTGCTCAATGTCGTGATCGGTTTCCTGCCGGCCGTGATCCTGGCCCTGCTGTTCGGCAAGCTGATCAAGGCCCATCTGTTCACGCCCACCGTCGTCGCCACCACCTTCATCCTGGGCGGCTTCGTGATCCTGTGGGCCGAGAAGCGTCCCGCCACCACGGTCAAGGTGCAGAGCGTCGACGACCTGAGCCCGCTGCAGGCCCTGCAGGTGGGCCTGGTGCAATGCCTGGCGATGATCCCCGGCACCAGCCGCTCCGGCGCCACCATCATCGGCGGCATGCTCTTGGGCCTGTCGCGCAAGGCCGCGACCGACTTCAGCTTCTTCCTGGCGATCCCGACCCTGATCGGCGCCGGCGCCTACAGCCTGATCAAGGAGCGGCATCTGCTCTCGGTGGCCGACATCCCGCTGTTCGCCACCGGCCTGCTGTTCTCCTTCATCAGCGCCTGGATCTGCGTGCGCTGGCTGCTGCGCTACATCTCCAGCCACAGCTTCGTGCCCTTTGCCTGGTACCGCATCGCCTTCGGCATCGTGGTGCTGCTCACCGCCTGGAGCGGTCTGGTCACCTGGGCGGAATGA
- a CDS encoding [protein-PII] uridylyltransferase: MQDQQGADLAELRRRFKQDKQALIAGFLAQRATVTAAQRLMRALARQVDQTLLALWAQAGLPAEASLLAVGGFGRGELFPYSDVDVLLLLPDGLEAHCPGPLKSAIEAFITACWDVGLEIGSSVRTLEECVTEAAGDVTVQTSMLEARLLTGAKPLFKRFEQRLMGAMDARAFLRAKRLEAQQRHVKYDDTPYALEPNCKESPGGLRDLQVLIWIARAANLGKTWRALAQRGLITPFESRQLQRNEGLLALIRCRLHAVAGRREDRLVFDLQTAVAQSFGYASTAGQRASELLMRRYYWAAKAVSQLNQILMLNLEEQIQGSQNAPMRVINERFLDRAGMLEVASDDLYEREPHAILETFLVYQQTPGIKGLSARTLRALYNARELMNGAFRRDPANRAMFMQILQQPEGQTHAFRLMNQTSVLGRYLWVFRRIVGQMQHDLFHVYTVDQHILMVLRNVRRFFIPEHAHEYPFCSQLAAQFDKPHLLYIAALFHDVAKGRGGDHSELGATEARRFSREHGLTRPEADLVVFLVEQHLTLSRVAQKEDLSDPEVIAAFAKKMGDARRLTALYLLTVADIRGTSPKVWNAWKGKLLEDLYRLALRALGGAKPNLDADIEARKQEARQILALHAMLPDTETPLWATLELSYFARHEAGDLAWHARSLWRHVQSTAPIVRARPSPVGEGLQVLVYAPDRQDLFARICGYFDGAGFNILDAKVHTTRSGYALDTFQVISPDQDLNHRDLVSLVESKLTQALASEGPLPEPRRGRLSRRVKSFPFTPRIALRPDERAQRWLLSISTSDRAGLLYAIARVLARHGINLQLAKISTLGERVEDTFLVDGPALQQNKAQLQIESELLDAVSLPA; this comes from the coding sequence ATGCAAGACCAGCAGGGCGCGGACCTCGCCGAGCTGCGGCGTCGCTTCAAGCAGGACAAGCAGGCGCTGATCGCCGGCTTCCTGGCGCAGCGCGCCACCGTCACCGCGGCCCAGCGCCTGATGCGCGCGCTGGCGCGCCAGGTCGACCAGACCCTGCTGGCGCTGTGGGCCCAGGCCGGGCTGCCGGCCGAGGCCAGCCTGCTGGCGGTCGGCGGCTTCGGCCGCGGCGAGCTGTTCCCCTACTCCGATGTCGATGTGCTGCTGCTGCTGCCCGACGGCCTGGAGGCGCATTGCCCCGGCCCGCTGAAGAGCGCGATCGAGGCCTTCATCACCGCCTGCTGGGATGTCGGCCTGGAGATCGGCTCCTCGGTGCGCACCCTGGAGGAATGCGTGACCGAAGCGGCCGGCGACGTCACGGTGCAGACTTCGATGCTGGAGGCGCGGCTGCTGACCGGCGCGAAGCCGCTGTTCAAGCGCTTCGAGCAGCGCCTGATGGGCGCGATGGACGCCCGCGCCTTCCTGCGCGCCAAGCGCCTGGAGGCGCAGCAGCGCCATGTGAAGTACGACGACACGCCCTATGCGCTGGAGCCGAACTGCAAGGAAAGCCCCGGCGGCCTGCGCGACCTGCAGGTGCTGATCTGGATCGCGCGCGCAGCAAACCTGGGCAAGACCTGGCGCGCACTGGCCCAGCGCGGCCTGATCACCCCTTTCGAGAGTCGCCAGCTGCAGCGCAACGAGGGATTGCTGGCCCTGATCCGCTGCCGCCTGCATGCGGTGGCCGGGCGCCGCGAGGACCGCCTGGTGTTCGACCTGCAGACCGCGGTGGCGCAGAGCTTCGGCTATGCCTCGACCGCCGGCCAGCGCGCCTCCGAGCTGCTGATGCGGCGCTACTACTGGGCCGCCAAGGCGGTCAGCCAGCTCAACCAGATCCTGATGCTGAACCTGGAGGAGCAGATCCAGGGCTCGCAGAACGCGCCGATGCGCGTCATCAACGAGCGCTTCCTGGACCGCGCCGGCATGCTGGAGGTCGCCAGCGACGACCTCTACGAACGCGAGCCGCACGCCATCCTCGAGACCTTCCTGGTCTACCAGCAGACGCCCGGCATCAAGGGCCTGTCGGCGCGCACCCTGCGCGCGCTCTACAACGCCCGCGAGCTGATGAACGGCGCCTTCCGCCGCGACCCGGCGAACCGCGCGATGTTCATGCAGATCCTGCAGCAGCCCGAGGGCCAGACCCATGCCTTCCGGCTGATGAACCAGACCTCGGTGCTGGGGCGCTACCTGTGGGTGTTCCGCCGCATCGTCGGCCAGATGCAGCATGACCTGTTCCACGTCTACACGGTGGACCAGCACATCCTGATGGTGCTGCGCAATGTGCGGCGCTTCTTCATCCCCGAGCATGCGCACGAGTACCCGTTCTGCTCGCAGCTGGCCGCGCAGTTCGACAAGCCGCACCTGCTCTACATCGCCGCGCTGTTCCACGACGTGGCCAAGGGCCGCGGCGGCGACCATTCCGAGCTCGGCGCCACCGAGGCGCGGCGCTTTAGCCGCGAGCATGGCCTGACGCGGCCCGAGGCCGACCTGGTCGTGTTCCTAGTCGAGCAACACCTGACCCTGTCGCGCGTGGCCCAGAAGGAGGACCTGTCGGACCCCGAGGTGATCGCCGCCTTCGCCAAGAAGATGGGCGACGCGCGCCGCCTCACCGCGCTCTATCTGCTGACGGTGGCCGACATCCGCGGCACCAGCCCCAAGGTCTGGAACGCCTGGAAGGGCAAGCTGCTGGAGGACCTGTACCGCCTCGCGCTGCGCGCCCTGGGCGGCGCCAAGCCGAACCTGGACGCCGACATCGAGGCGCGCAAGCAGGAGGCGCGCCAGATCCTGGCCCTGCACGCGATGCTGCCCGACACCGAGACGCCGCTGTGGGCCACCCTGGAGCTCAGCTATTTCGCGCGCCACGAGGCGGGCGACCTGGCCTGGCATGCCCGCTCGCTGTGGCGCCATGTGCAGAGTACCGCGCCGATCGTGCGCGCGCGGCCCTCACCGGTCGGCGAGGGCCTGCAGGTGCTGGTCTACGCGCCCGATCGCCAGGATCTGTTCGCGCGCATCTGCGGCTATTTCGATGGCGCCGGCTTCAACATCCTCGACGCCAAGGTACACACGACGCGTAGCGGCTATGCGCTCGACACCTTCCAGGTGATCAGCCCGGACCAGGACCTGAACCACCGCGATCTGGTGTCCCTGGTCGAGTCCAAGCTGACCCAGGCCCTGGCCAGCGAGGGCCCGCTGCCCGAGCCGCGCCGCGGCCGCCTGTCGCGCCGGGTCAAGAGCTTCCCCTTCACGCCGCGCATCGCCCTGCGCCCGGACGAGCGCGCGCAGCGCTGGCTGCTGTCGATCAGCACCAGCGACCGCGCCGGCCTGCTCTACGCGATCGCTCGCGTGCTGGCGCGTCACGGCATCAATCTGCAGCTGGCCAAGATCTCGACCCTGGGCGAGCGGGTCGAGGACACCTTCCTGGTCGACGGCCCGGCGCTGCAGCAGAACAAGGCGCAGCTGCAGATCGAGAGCGAGCTGCTGGACGCGGTGTCCCTTCCCGCATGA